GCCGAAGGTGACCCAGTTCTGCGCGCCGGCCAGCTTGAGCGCGGTGAGGATGTGGCCCGCCTGCTCGGGCACGGACACTGCCTGGGAGTGGACGTGGTCGGTGCGCACCTGTTCGGGCGGGCGGGGCCGGAAGACGCTTGCCGCCAGCACCGCGACGCTCGCGGGCGTGTGCCCGAGCGACACCGGCGGGAGCAGGTCGGCGAACTGCTCCTCCATCGACACCGCGCGCGGGTAGCGCCGTGCCGCCGTTTTCTGCCACTGACTGAATTGCTCTGCGACGCGCTGGTAGGCGCGGTACTGCAAAAGCCGGGCGAACAGCAGGTCGCGGGATTCAAGGAGTTCGAGCGTTTCGGCGTCGCTGGTCTCGCCGCGGGGCAAAAGGCGCGCTGCTTTGAGGTCAAGCAGGGTCGCGGCGATGAGGAGGAACTCGGTGACCTCGTCAAGCCCTGCGTGTTGACCCAGCGCGCGGGTATACGCGATGAACTCGTCAGTGACCTCGGCAAGCGCGACCTCGGTGACGTCGAGCTTCTTCGAGCTAATCAGGTTGAGCAACAGATCGAACGGGCCCTCGAAGTTGTTCAGCACCAGGGTAAACCCGGTGATCTCGGGCTGTTCTGCCACGGCTAGTTGTCCGTGCGCTCGAGCACCTCGAGCGCGAGGTTGCGGTACTGCTCGGCGCCCTGCGAGCGCGGGGCCCACGTGATAATCGGCTCGCCGGCGACGGAGGTCTCCGGAAAGCGCACGGTGCGGGTGATCACGGTGTCGAAGACCGTGTCGCCGAAGACCTCAAGCACCCGGTCCATCACCTCGCGCGCGTGGGAGGTGCGGCGGTCAAACATGGTGACCAGGATGCCCACGATCTCGAGGTCGAAGTTGATGCGGTCGCGCACCTTTTCCACCGTGTCCGTCAGCAGTGCGAGCCCGCGCAGGGAGAAGTACTCGCACTCCATGGGGATGATCACCCCGTGCGAGGCGGCGAGCGCGTTGACCGTGAGCAGGCCCAGCGACGGGCCGCAGTCCAGCAGAATGATGTCGTACTCCCCGCGCACCGGGCGAAGCGCCCGGGCCAGGGTGTGTTCCCGGCCTACCTCGTTAACCAACTGGATCTCGGCGGCGGACAGGTCGATGTTAGCCGGCACGAGGTCGAGCCCGGCGACGTTGGAGTGCTTGATCGCGGCGTGGATGCTCGCCGTGTTGTCGAACAGCAGGTCGTAAACGGTGATCTGCTCCTCGTCATGCGGCACGCCCAACCCGGCCGAAAGCGCGCCCTGGGGGTCCAAGTCAACGAGCAGGACTTTACGGCCCTGCTCCGCCAGGCACGCCCCGAGGTTGATGGTGGACGTGGTCTTGCCCACCCCGCCCTTCTGGTTGACCATGGAGATCACCTTCGCCGGGCCGTGGCGGTCGAGCTGCTTAGGCTGGGCAAACTCGCGCAAGGGCCGGCCGGTGAGGCCGACTTTCTCCTCACCAGCTTGATCTGGCTCGAACAACGACTCGCTGGTCATCGCCATTCCTTCCCCTTGTGCGCGCATGTTGGATCTTGCTCGACGTCAAGCTTACAACACTGTCATTTCGGCTGTACGCATCTTTCACGCGCGGGGATGAGCCATGCGCCACACCTCGCGTAGGTTGTCCGCGGTGACGTGTGTGTAAATCTGTGTCGTGGTCACGGAGGCGTGGCCGAGCAGCTCCTGGACGGTGCGCACGTCGGCTCCTCCCTCGAGCAGATGCGTGGCAAAGGAGTGGCGCAGGGTGTGCGGGGAGATGTCCTTGGCCAGCCCCGCCCGCTCGGCCGCGTCTTTGATAATCCCCCACGCGCTTTGCCTAGATAGCGCTGTTCCGCGCCGGTTGAGAAACAGTGCGTGCGTCGCCCCCGTCGCCAGCGCCGGCCGCCCCCGCACCAGGTAGGCATCCACCGCCTCGCGCGCGTGCGAGCCCAGCGGAACCAACCGCTGCTTGTCGCCCTTGCCGGTGACCGTGAGCACGTCCGCGCCGGAGGCCATGTCGTCAACAACTAAGCCCAGGACCTCGGAGACGCGTGCCCCGGTGGCGTAGAGCACCTCCACCAGCGCTTTGTCGCGCAGCTCGAAGGGGGTGCGCGTGGGGCAGGCGTCGAGAAGCCGCGCGACCTCGTCGATGCTCAGCGTGTCGGGCAGCTTCTCCCCCGCCCGCGGCGGCGCGACGGCAGACGCGACGTCGGCGTGGATGAGCCCCTCGGCGGCGGCGAACTTGTGCAGCCCCCGCGCCACCACGAGCGCCCTGCTCGCCGAAGACGCCGACAGCGGCTTCGCGTCCCCGACACCGCGGCGCAGGTCAGCGACGTATGCCTCGATGTGGTTGGTGGTGACGTCGTCAAGCTGGCGGATGCCCGCTGCCTCGAGCCAGGCGAGGTAGCGCTCGACGTCGCGGCGGTAGTTGCTCAGGGTGTTGGCGGACACCCCGCGCTCCACCGCGAGGTGGTTTAACCACATCGTGGCCACCTGGCGCAGGTTCATGCAGGCGGCCCCTACGACGGCTTCTTCAAGTCGCTGCCATTCGCCTTGCGACGCTCGGCCATCGAGGTCGGTCGCAGGTCGAAGGGCTCGGCGGTGCTGCGTGGCGACGCCACCCCGTCCGCAACTGCCGCTGCCGCCAACACCCCGGCGACCGCAATGGCGTTGGTGATCTCGCCGGCGAAAACCCGCGACCGGGCCTCATCGAGCGCTACCCACTCGAGCGTCATGTCGGCCTCCTCATCCTCGGCGTCCGGGCGATCCACCACGGTCAGATCGCGCGCACAGAAAACGCGCACCGCCTCCTCCGCGAACCCCGGCGAGGTCACGAGGTCCACCAGCACGCTCCAGTCGGATGCCTCAAGCCCGGCCTCTTCGTAGAGCTCGCGCTTCGCGCAGTCGAGCTCGGACTCCCCCGCCACATCCAAAATCCCCGCGGGCAACTCCTGCAGGCGACGCTTCACCGAGTGGCGGTACTGCGTCACCAGGGCAATGCGGTTGCCCTCATCGAGCGCGACGACCGCCACGGCGCCGAGGTGCTCGACGATCTCGCGCTTCGCATCGCCTCCGCCCGGCATGGTCACGGTGTCGCGGCGCAGGGCGAGGATGGGGGCGTCGACAAGCAGCTCGGAATGGGTCACGGTGAAGTTGTGCGGCATGTCTGTCAACTGTAGTTGCCCTACGGCAGCTCGTCGCGCAGGGTGAACACGGTGTTGACGCGGCCAGCCTCGGTGTCGGCGTAGTCGACGCGCGGCGCGCCCTCGCTCGCGGCGGTGCCCTCGCCCGCGACGACGAGCGTGCCCCCGGCGGCGTTGAAGGCCTGCGCCATGTCAGCGAGCAGCCGGTCGGCGTAGGGGGAATCCTGCGCGGTGGGCCCCGTCAGCAGCACGGCGGCGTCGGCCACGGTGACGGAGTCGTCGTAAGTGAGAAAACCCGCCTGCGCCAGCGTCTCAAGCAGGAACTCGCGATCAGTCGCGCTCGCCTCCCCGAGCCCCGCGGCCAGCGCCTCACCTGCATGAACGCCGGGCGAGCGGTTGTCCACGGACAGCTGCGCGCCGGCGGGCAGGGTACTGGAGATGATGGTGCTTAGCTCGTTTGCCGCGTCCTGGGAGGTGAACTTCTCCGTCAGCGTGATCGTGCCGGCGTTGTCGGCACCCGCGGTGTTGAGCAGCCAGCGCTGCTTGTCCGCGCTGTCGTCGTCAACACCCGCGGCGCGAATCATTACGATCGCGTTGCCCTCGAGCTCGCCCTCGACCATCTCCTCGGCCTTGGCCGCCAGCACCTCGTTCGCGGCGGCCGCCTCGGCCTCAGCGGACTGCTCCTGTGGGTCCCGGCTTTGCGCCTCGCTTGTCGACGCCCCCTGCAACGCCCCCATCGCTGGCGCGATGAGAAGCACTCCCAGAGCGAGACCCGCCGCAAGTCCCCAGCCGAGCCCCGCGGCAACGAAACCCGGTGCACCTGTGTTCTGCCTCATTTAGCTAAACCACCCCTGCACGCGCAGCGCGATCTGGTTCCACGTGTCGACCAGGTTCTCCGTAAACTCCCCCGGCCCGCCGAGGCCGACGATGAGGATCACCGCAGCCAGCGCCACCAGGATCCCAAGGATCGCCCACGCCCAGGCCACGCCGGAGCCGGAGGTCGTGCGGTAGAGGTTTTCGATGGCGGTCGAATCGACCAGGCGCCCCCCGGCTTTCAGCCGCGTGAGCAGGGCCGCCGGGGAGGCGTCCGCCGGGTTGGCAAAGATACGGTCAAGGTCGACCGGGTCGCCGACGGTGACAATCATCTCGGCATTGTGGAAGGTGGCCAGCAGGATCGCCAGATCGGTCGGCGAGTTCGTAGCCGCCGGGAACGTCATCGCTCCGACGCCCAGGTCCTGGATGCGCTCTAGGCCCACCGCGTGCCCATCGGGGTCAGCGGGCAGGATCACGCGCGCATGGCCGCGCAGGCTCTCCGCGGAGATGTCCACTGGGTCGCCGACGATGAAGTCGGGGTTGTAGCCCATGTCCACCAGCGTGTCGGCTGCGGGGCCGACACCGATGATCACCGGGGAGTATTCGCGGATAAAGTTGCGCAGGTTCTCAACCCGGGTCCGCAGCTCAGCACCGGCATCGGTCAGCGGGGAAACGACGAGCACCTTGCGCCCCGCCATCGCTTCTCCCAGCTCGGGCACCCCGACGCCGTCGATAAGCAGCGGCGATTCCGAGTGGATGAACTGGATGGTGTTGCCGAAGTAGGCCTCCATGTTGTCCACGAGGCTGCGTTGCGCGGCGGCGAAGTTCGCATCCACGCTGCCGCGATCGACAAACACGCCGTTGCCGGCGAGCTTCTTGCCCACGTAGATCGCGCCGTCGGCCCAAATCGTGGCCTTCTTGCCGCTGCGCAGCACCGAACGCGCCTCCGCGCCGGCGCCCTCGACGAGCGGAACTCCGGCGTCAAGCAACACGTGGGGGCCGTAGTTGGGAATCGAGCCGGTGGAGAAGCTCGCGAGGTTGACCACGGCGGCGGGTTTGGCGTCGGCAAGCAGCTCGGCCTCGCGACGCGTCATGTCGGGCGAGTCAACGACGGCGATGTCGCCGGCGGCGAGCTTTCCCAGGCCCTTGCCCTGCGGCGTGCAATCGCGGATGCGCCCGGTCAGCCCGGTGAGATCCGTGGCGCCCGAATTGGAAGCATTGACAGTCATGCGCGACATTATGCACGCTCAACCTGCAGATTTGTTCGAGGCGCGCGGGGTTTTAGCCCCGCATCTTTGCCACATCCTCGGCGGCGCGCTGCAGAAGCTCCGCGGCGTGCGCCCTGCCGGTCGCGGAGTCGTCCATGCCGGCGAGCATGCGCGCCAGCTCCTCGACGCGGTCGTCGCCGCTCAGCTCAGCAACTCCGGAGGTCACCGTGTCGTCGCCGACGTTCTTCGCCACGTGCAGGTGGGTGTCCGCGTACGCCGCGACCTGCGGTAAGTGCGTGACCACGATGACCTGGTTGTTGGTCGCCAACCGCGCCAGGCGGCGCCCAATCTGCACCGCTGCGCGCCCGCCCACGCCCGCGTCGACCTCGTCAAACACCAGCGTCGCGCCGCTCGTCGAGCCGCTTAGGATCACCTCGAGGGCAAGCATCACGCGCGAGAGCTCACCACCGGAGGCGCTCGTTGCCAGCGGCTGGGGCTCAAGCGCGGAGTTCGGCGCCAGCTTCAGCTCCACCGCATCAGCGCCGTCGCGGCTAAAGTCGCTCCCGCTCACCGCGACGATCAGGCGCGCCTTGGGC
Above is a window of Corynebacterium sanguinis DNA encoding:
- a CDS encoding segregation and condensation protein A, which gives rise to MAEQPEITGFTLVLNNFEGPFDLLLNLISSKKLDVTEVALAEVTDEFIAYTRALGQHAGLDEVTEFLLIAATLLDLKAARLLPRGETSDAETLELLESRDLLFARLLQYRAYQRVAEQFSQWQKTAARRYPRAVSMEEQFADLLPPVSLGHTPASVAVLAASVFRPRPPEQVRTDHVHSQAVSVPEQAGHILTALKLAGAQNWVTFGALTRDCTRSIEVVGRFLALLELFKARAVDARQEEALGALDVSWTGRDVDPAVVAASNWT
- a CDS encoding ParA family protein, with product MTSESLFEPDQAGEEKVGLTGRPLREFAQPKQLDRHGPAKVISMVNQKGGVGKTTSTINLGACLAEQGRKVLLVDLDPQGALSAGLGVPHDEEQITVYDLLFDNTASIHAAIKHSNVAGLDLVPANIDLSAAEIQLVNEVGREHTLARALRPVRGEYDIILLDCGPSLGLLTVNALAASHGVIIPMECEYFSLRGLALLTDTVEKVRDRINFDLEIVGILVTMFDRRTSHAREVMDRVLEVFGDTVFDTVITRTVRFPETSVAGEPIITWAPRSQGAEQYRNLALEVLERTDN
- the xerD gene encoding site-specific tyrosine recombinase XerD, which gives rise to MNLRQVATMWLNHLAVERGVSANTLSNYRRDVERYLAWLEAAGIRQLDDVTTNHIEAYVADLRRGVGDAKPLSASSASRALVVARGLHKFAAAEGLIHADVASAVAPPRAGEKLPDTLSIDEVARLLDACPTRTPFELRDKALVEVLYATGARVSEVLGLVVDDMASGADVLTVTGKGDKQRLVPLGSHAREAVDAYLVRGRPALATGATHALFLNRRGTALSRQSAWGIIKDAAERAGLAKDISPHTLRHSFATHLLEGGADVRTVQELLGHASVTTTQIYTHVTADNLREVWRMAHPRA
- a CDS encoding NUDIX domain-containing protein, translating into MPHNFTVTHSELLVDAPILALRRDTVTMPGGGDAKREIVEHLGAVAVVALDEGNRIALVTQYRHSVKRRLQELPAGILDVAGESELDCAKRELYEEAGLEASDWSVLVDLVTSPGFAEEAVRVFCARDLTVVDRPDAEDEEADMTLEWVALDEARSRVFAGEITNAIAVAGVLAAAAVADGVASPRSTAEPFDLRPTSMAERRKANGSDLKKPS
- a CDS encoding copper transporter translates to MRQNTGAPGFVAAGLGWGLAAGLALGVLLIAPAMGALQGASTSEAQSRDPQEQSAEAEAAAANEVLAAKAEEMVEGELEGNAIVMIRAAGVDDDSADKQRWLLNTAGADNAGTITLTEKFTSQDAANELSTIISSTLPAGAQLSVDNRSPGVHAGEALAAGLGEASATDREFLLETLAQAGFLTYDDSVTVADAAVLLTGPTAQDSPYADRLLADMAQAFNAAGGTLVVAGEGTAASEGAPRVDYADTEAGRVNTVFTLRDELP
- the steA gene encoding putative cytokinetic ring protein SteA, with product MSRMTVNASNSGATDLTGLTGRIRDCTPQGKGLGKLAAGDIAVVDSPDMTRREAELLADAKPAAVVNLASFSTGSIPNYGPHVLLDAGVPLVEGAGAEARSVLRSGKKATIWADGAIYVGKKLAGNGVFVDRGSVDANFAAAQRSLVDNMEAYFGNTIQFIHSESPLLIDGVGVPELGEAMAGRKVLVVSPLTDAGAELRTRVENLRNFIREYSPVIIGVGPAADTLVDMGYNPDFIVGDPVDISAESLRGHARVILPADPDGHAVGLERIQDLGVGAMTFPAATNSPTDLAILLATFHNAEMIVTVGDPVDLDRIFANPADASPAALLTRLKAGGRLVDSTAIENLYRTTSGSGVAWAWAILGILVALAAVILIVGLGGPGEFTENLVDTWNQIALRVQGWFS